The proteins below are encoded in one region of Sphingobium yanoikuyae:
- the gspE gene encoding type II secretion system ATPase GspE: MPSVLPPRPVDIPYGFARKHGVVMLPQDGERLSIAVREGSDPRVLLEVRRHLARSFDVRFVEAPQFDRHLSDHYAMEGSAAAMAGSIDVGADELDILAADIPTADDLLDSADDAPAIRLINGIIAEAARQGVSDIHIEPYETGLIVRMRVDGVLRETLRMPPHVAPVVVSRIKVMARLDIAERRVPQDGRIGLTLGGKLLDVRVSTLPSRAGERVVLRILDKENAGITLDLLGMTGAPDRIFREGLSEPNGIILVTGPTGSGKTTTLYAGLRNLNDGSRNILTVEDPVEYAMEGVGQTQVNAKVGLTFAAGLRAILRQDPDVVMVGEIRDRETAEIAVQASLTGHLVLSTVHTNDAVGAITRMRDMRVEPFLLASTLRAVVAQRLVRRLCQHCREPVQADKSASALLGFDPGTIIYRARGCDECNGTGYKGRIGVFEAIRVDDTIRRLINDGGDESLIARHAFLNAPNLGSAARALVRDGQTTAEEAIRVSRRDATEVETIADG, encoded by the coding sequence ATGCCGTCGGTTCTTCCGCCACGGCCCGTCGATATCCCCTATGGCTTTGCCCGCAAGCATGGCGTGGTGATGTTGCCGCAGGATGGCGAGCGACTGTCGATCGCGGTGCGCGAGGGCAGTGATCCGCGCGTGCTGCTGGAGGTGCGCCGTCATCTCGCCCGCAGCTTCGACGTGCGCTTCGTCGAAGCGCCGCAGTTCGACCGGCATCTGTCCGATCATTATGCGATGGAGGGCAGCGCCGCCGCCATGGCCGGGTCGATCGACGTCGGCGCGGACGAGCTGGACATATTGGCCGCCGACATTCCGACCGCCGACGATCTGCTCGATAGCGCAGACGACGCGCCGGCGATCCGCCTGATCAATGGCATCATTGCCGAGGCCGCGCGCCAGGGCGTGTCGGACATTCATATCGAACCCTATGAGACGGGCCTGATCGTGCGGATGCGCGTGGACGGCGTGCTGCGTGAGACGCTGCGCATGCCGCCGCATGTCGCGCCGGTGGTGGTCAGCCGCATCAAGGTGATGGCGCGGCTCGACATTGCCGAACGGCGCGTGCCGCAGGATGGCCGTATCGGCCTGACCTTGGGCGGCAAGCTGCTCGACGTGCGCGTATCGACCCTGCCGAGCCGGGCGGGCGAGCGGGTGGTGCTGCGTATCCTGGACAAGGAAAATGCCGGCATCACGCTCGACCTGCTGGGCATGACCGGCGCGCCCGACCGCATCTTCCGCGAGGGGCTGAGCGAGCCCAACGGCATCATCCTGGTCACCGGGCCGACCGGTTCGGGCAAGACCACGACGCTCTATGCCGGCCTGCGCAATCTGAACGATGGCAGCCGCAATATCCTGACCGTCGAAGACCCGGTCGAATATGCGATGGAGGGCGTGGGCCAGACCCAGGTCAATGCCAAGGTCGGGCTGACCTTTGCCGCCGGCTTGCGCGCGATTTTGCGGCAGGATCCGGACGTGGTGATGGTGGGCGAAATCCGTGACCGCGAGACCGCCGAGATCGCGGTGCAGGCCTCGCTGACCGGTCATCTCGTGCTGTCCACCGTCCACACCAATGACGCGGTCGGCGCGATCACCCGTATGCGCGACATGCGGGTCGAACCCTTCCTGCTTGCCTCGACGCTGCGCGCCGTCGTCGCCCAGCGGCTGGTGCGGCGGCTGTGCCAGCATTGCCGCGAGCCGGTGCAGGCCGACAAGTCGGCAAGCGCGCTGCTGGGCTTTGACCCCGGCACGATCATCTACCGGGCGCGTGGCTGCGACGAATGCAATGGCACCGGCTATAAGGGCCGGATCGGCGTGTTCGAGGCGATCCGCGTCGACGACACGATCCGCCGCCTGATCAACGATGGCGGCGACGAGTCGCTGATCGCCCGTCATGCCTTCCTGAACGCGCCGAACCTGGGGTCGGCCGCGCGCGCGCTGGTGCGCGACGGCCAGACCACGGCCGAGGAAGCGATCCGCGTGTCGCGCCGCGATGCGACCGAGGTGGAAACCATTGCCGATGGCTGA
- the gspG gene encoding type II secretion system major pseudopilin GspG encodes MLKLNKIRAALIEREAQLAARRSAEHGFTLVELMVVIVIIGLLATIVAINVIPATDTARVEKAKADISTIEQALEQYRLDNLTYPAASDGLQALLNPPASLAQPQRYRRGGYIKKLPQDPWGRAYIYTVPGKKGAFDISSLGADGQPGGENENADIYSSEM; translated from the coding sequence ATGCTGAAGTTGAACAAGATCCGGGCCGCGCTGATCGAACGGGAGGCGCAGCTTGCCGCCCGCCGTTCCGCCGAACACGGCTTCACGCTGGTCGAACTGATGGTCGTCATCGTCATCATCGGCCTGCTGGCGACGATCGTGGCGATCAACGTCATCCCCGCGACCGATACCGCCCGCGTCGAAAAGGCCAAGGCGGATATTTCGACCATCGAGCAGGCGCTGGAGCAATATCGCCTCGACAACCTGACCTATCCGGCCGCGTCGGACGGGCTGCAGGCGCTGCTCAACCCGCCCGCCTCGCTGGCGCAGCCGCAGCGCTACCGCCGGGGCGGCTATATCAAGAAGCTGCCGCAGGACCCGTGGGGCCGCGCCTATATCTACACCGTGCCGGGCAAGAAGGGCGCGTTCGACATCAGCTCGCTGGGCGCCGATGGCCAGCCGGGCGGCGAGAATGAGAATGCGGACATCTATTCCAGCGAAATGTGA
- the gspD gene encoding type II secretion system secretin GspD, which produces MTRHILKYSAALALVLAAPVPGYAQQTLNVRDADIRAFIQDAARVTGRTFIIDNRVQGKVSVVTDRPLSKSEYFEIVLSTLRANGLVAVPAPGGAYRIQPADGAAGQPSAVGRAATRNSFVTEVFRLRSVDAASVLETLRPLISKEGTVTANRAGNSIVVADYADNVARIRQVIARVDRDTSSTQMVMLKNAGAREIATSLQALVQSGGGENGAPAAASVVPIDSSNAIAIRGDVNTVTRLANMARELDRQAASGTEIRVYWLEHADAEKLLPVLQQLIGQSSSSPVTSSVPAAGASGGAGGGAAPASAAAAPVAAASTGSSGSGISTRGPAIVTRYEGANAIIVAANSDVQRMLGETIRQIDTRREQVLVEAIIVEISDAAAKKLGVQFLLGSTSTGFAATNYSNASPSLITIAGAYGATKLGTTKTTVVAADGTTTTTETQTNSDLASSLTQAAVDSLASATGIVGGLGTQIGKNGIFGAIINAVKSDTESNLLSTPSVMTLDNQKASILVGQQVPVTTGEALSQNFDNQFRTVQRQDVGIKLEVKPQINTGGAIKLFLKQEVSSVAGPVSNSSSDLIINKREIETTVTVDDGEILALGGLLDDNERKTIERIPLLSDIPGIGELFKSRSKSRTKTNLMVFIRPTILRTKEDAQRLTQQRYGYVRGMQLQRSPDSEPTIDELVRDYMGAQPPIAPQPGDMLVEPQAGAAAPATSPAPGQVQVIEPTVRQSSGVVRPVDLPPSGEQK; this is translated from the coding sequence ATGACCAGACATATCCTCAAATATTCCGCCGCGCTCGCGCTGGTCCTGGCTGCCCCGGTCCCCGGTTATGCGCAGCAGACGCTGAATGTGCGCGATGCCGATATCCGCGCCTTCATCCAGGATGCCGCGCGCGTCACCGGCCGCACCTTCATCATCGACAACCGGGTGCAGGGCAAGGTGTCGGTGGTGACCGACCGGCCGCTGTCCAAGTCGGAATATTTCGAGATCGTGCTGTCGACGCTGCGCGCCAATGGCCTGGTCGCGGTGCCGGCGCCCGGTGGCGCCTATCGCATCCAGCCGGCGGACGGCGCGGCCGGCCAGCCCAGCGCGGTGGGCCGGGCAGCGACCCGCAACAGCTTCGTCACAGAAGTCTTCCGCCTGCGCTCAGTCGACGCGGCGAGCGTGCTGGAAACGCTGCGCCCGCTGATCAGCAAGGAAGGCACGGTCACGGCCAATCGCGCCGGCAACAGCATCGTCGTCGCCGACTATGCCGACAATGTCGCGCGCATCCGTCAGGTGATTGCGCGGGTCGATCGCGACACCAGCTCGACCCAGATGGTGATGCTGAAAAATGCCGGCGCGCGCGAGATCGCGACATCGCTGCAGGCGCTGGTGCAAAGTGGCGGCGGCGAGAATGGCGCGCCGGCGGCCGCCAGCGTGGTGCCGATCGACAGCAGCAATGCGATCGCCATTCGCGGCGATGTGAACACCGTCACGCGCCTGGCCAATATGGCGCGCGAGCTGGATCGTCAGGCGGCGAGCGGCACGGAAATCCGCGTTTACTGGCTGGAACATGCCGATGCGGAGAAGCTGTTGCCAGTGTTGCAGCAGCTGATCGGCCAGTCGAGCAGCTCGCCCGTTACCTCGTCGGTCCCGGCGGCTGGTGCCAGCGGCGGTGCTGGCGGCGGTGCGGCCCCGGCCAGCGCGGCGGCGGCGCCGGTCGCGGCAGCCTCGACCGGATCAAGCGGCAGCGGCATTTCGACCCGCGGCCCGGCGATCGTCACCCGCTATGAAGGCGCCAATGCGATCATCGTTGCCGCCAACAGCGACGTGCAGCGCATGCTGGGCGAGACCATCCGCCAGATCGACACCCGCCGCGAGCAGGTGCTGGTGGAGGCGATCATCGTCGAGATCAGCGATGCGGCGGCCAAGAAGCTGGGCGTGCAGTTCCTGCTCGGCAGCACATCGACCGGCTTTGCCGCGACCAATTACAGCAATGCCTCGCCCAGCCTGATCACCATTGCCGGTGCCTATGGCGCGACCAAGCTGGGCACCACCAAGACGACGGTGGTGGCGGCCGACGGCACGACCACGACGACCGAAACGCAGACCAACAGCGACCTGGCCAGCAGCCTGACCCAGGCGGCAGTCGACAGCCTGGCCAGCGCGACCGGCATCGTCGGGGGCCTGGGCACGCAGATCGGCAAGAACGGCATTTTCGGCGCGATCATCAATGCGGTGAAGTCGGATACCGAGAGCAACCTGCTGTCGACGCCTTCGGTGATGACGCTGGACAATCAGAAGGCGTCGATCCTGGTCGGCCAGCAGGTGCCGGTGACCACCGGCGAGGCACTGAGCCAGAATTTCGACAACCAGTTCCGCACCGTCCAGCGCCAGGATGTCGGCATCAAGCTAGAGGTGAAGCCGCAGATCAACACCGGCGGGGCGATCAAGCTGTTCCTGAAGCAGGAAGTGTCGAGCGTGGCCGGCCCGGTCAGCAATTCGAGCAGCGACCTGATCATCAACAAGCGCGAGATCGAGACCACGGTCACGGTCGATGACGGCGAAATCCTGGCGCTGGGCGGCCTGCTGGACGATAATGAGCGCAAGACGATCGAGCGCATCCCGCTGCTGTCCGACATTCCGGGCATTGGCGAGCTGTTCAAGTCGCGCAGCAAGAGCCGGACCAAGACCAACCTCATGGTCTTCATCCGGCCGACCATCCTGCGCACCAAGGAAGATGCGCAACGCCTGACCCAGCAGCGCTATGGCTATGTGCGCGGCATGCAGTTGCAGCGCAGCCCCGACAGCGAGCCGACCATCGACGAGCTGGTGCGCGACTATATGGGCGCGCAGCCGCCGATCGCGCCGCAGCCCGGCGACATGCTGGTCGAGCCGCAGGCCGGTGCCGCCGCGCCGGCGACATCGCCGGCACCGGGACAGGTCCAGGTCATCGAACCCACGGTGCGGCAGTCGAGCGGCGTCGTCCGCCCGGTCGACCTGCCGCCAAGCGGAGAGCAGAAGTGA
- a CDS encoding type II secretion system protein N, whose product MRVPFGDKLQGWRRYARPVDWLGLVEKLLLAVLALQLARLVWVLLTPVGAFGPWEGRQAQVLSASARQALFASFDPFFRTGAQQAGNGVVTSLALTLYGVRLNEGTGQGSAILATPDGIQNSYAVGDEIMPGVVLKAVLFDHVTIDRGGAEEQVFLDQSQPASAAGGPAGGPGGAPEGDMAPGEGAPSPVPGRDAPSADAVKRDIGFSPRTQNGRVTGLVLSPKGPGFQNAGFQAGDIVTQINGQPIGSAGDLASLQNQIVPGARLSLTVERGAVTVPINLILQGQ is encoded by the coding sequence ATGCGTGTGCCGTTCGGCGACAAGTTGCAAGGGTGGCGGCGCTATGCGCGGCCGGTCGACTGGCTGGGGCTGGTCGAGAAGCTGTTGCTGGCAGTGCTGGCATTGCAGCTCGCCCGGCTGGTGTGGGTGTTGCTGACGCCGGTCGGCGCCTTCGGCCCCTGGGAAGGGCGCCAGGCGCAGGTGCTTTCCGCCAGTGCGCGGCAGGCGCTGTTCGCCAGTTTCGATCCCTTTTTCCGCACCGGCGCGCAGCAGGCGGGCAATGGCGTCGTCACTTCGCTGGCGCTGACGCTCTATGGCGTGCGGCTGAACGAGGGGACGGGGCAGGGATCGGCGATCCTGGCGACGCCCGACGGCATCCAGAACAGCTATGCCGTGGGCGACGAGATCATGCCCGGCGTGGTGCTCAAGGCGGTATTGTTCGACCATGTGACGATCGATCGCGGCGGGGCGGAGGAGCAGGTGTTCCTCGACCAGTCCCAGCCGGCGTCAGCGGCCGGTGGGCCGGCCGGTGGACCGGGCGGCGCGCCCGAGGGGGATATGGCGCCGGGCGAAGGCGCGCCCTCGCCGGTGCCGGGCCGCGATGCGCCGAGCGCCGATGCGGTGAAGCGCGACATCGGCTTTTCCCCGCGCACCCAGAATGGCCGGGTGACGGGGCTGGTGCTGAGCCCCAAGGGGCCGGGCTTTCAGAATGCCGGTTTCCAGGCCGGCGACATCGTGACCCAGATCAACGGCCAGCCGATCGGATCGGCCGGTGACCTGGCATCATTGCAGAACCAGATCGTGCCCGGCGCACGCCTGTCCCTGACCGTGGAGCGCGGCGCCGTCACCGTGCCGATCAACCTGATATTGCAAGGCCAATGA
- the gspF gene encoding type II secretion system inner membrane protein GspF: MADFDYVAIDPAGKERKGSVKADSLDEARVKLDARKLFVVRLEPGAVSVARKRAGLSLRAPKLSAKELTLFTRQLSTLIQVSPLEESLRTISRQSEQDHVRAIVGKVHSGVLEGRRLADALGAEPKSFPALYRAMVSAGESSGSLPTIMERLSELMERQAIMRSKVLTAIAYPSVLATFAVFVVAALMIFVVPKVVEQFDTVGQQLPLLTRMVMGISAFLAGYWWLLLILIGLGAFGFWRALKIDSFRFRFDAMLLGLPVLGRLIRDLHAARMARTLSTMVASRLPLMEGLSLTANTVHNRVLRKASDEIVEAIRGGGSLSAALKRAGVFPPLLVYLAASGESAGRLDTMLERAADYLEREFDAFTSAALAMLEPIIIILMGGIVAVIILSILLPILQLQSLTGA; this comes from the coding sequence ATGGCTGATTTCGACTATGTCGCGATCGACCCGGCGGGCAAGGAACGCAAGGGCAGCGTCAAAGCGGACAGCCTGGACGAGGCGCGGGTCAAGCTGGATGCGCGCAAGCTGTTCGTCGTCCGGCTGGAGCCGGGCGCGGTGTCAGTCGCGCGCAAGCGGGCCGGCCTGTCGCTGCGCGCGCCCAAGCTGTCGGCCAAGGAACTGACGCTCTTCACCCGGCAGTTGTCGACCCTGATCCAGGTGAGCCCGCTGGAGGAATCGCTGCGCACGATCAGCCGGCAGAGCGAGCAGGATCATGTCCGCGCGATCGTCGGCAAGGTCCATTCGGGCGTGCTGGAGGGACGGCGGCTGGCCGATGCGCTGGGCGCGGAGCCGAAAAGCTTTCCCGCCCTCTATCGTGCGATGGTGTCGGCCGGCGAAAGCTCGGGTAGCCTGCCGACCATCATGGAGCGTCTGTCGGAACTGATGGAGCGGCAGGCGATCATGCGCTCCAAGGTGCTGACCGCGATCGCCTATCCTTCCGTGCTGGCGACCTTTGCCGTGTTCGTGGTCGCGGCGCTGATGATCTTCGTCGTGCCCAAGGTGGTTGAGCAGTTCGACACGGTGGGGCAGCAATTGCCGTTGCTCACGCGCATGGTGATGGGCATTTCCGCCTTTCTGGCGGGCTATTGGTGGTTGTTGCTGATCCTGATCGGGCTTGGCGCCTTCGGCTTCTGGCGCGCGCTCAAGATCGACAGCTTCCGCTTTCGCTTCGACGCGATGCTGCTGGGCCTGCCGGTGCTGGGCCGGCTGATCCGCGACCTGCACGCCGCGCGGATGGCGCGCACGCTCTCGACCATGGTGGCGAGCCGGCTGCCGCTGATGGAGGGGCTGTCGCTGACCGCCAACACGGTGCATAATCGGGTGCTGCGCAAGGCGTCGGACGAGATTGTCGAGGCGATCCGGGGCGGTGGCAGCCTGTCGGCGGCGTTGAAGCGGGCAGGGGTGTTTCCCCCGTTGCTGGTCTATCTGGCGGCGAGCGGCGAGAGTGCCGGGCGGCTCGACACGATGCTGGAACGCGCGGCCGATTATCTGGAGCGCGAGTTCGACGCCTTCACCTCGGCCGCGCTCGCCATGCTGGAGCCGATCATCATCATATTGATGGGCGGCATCGTCGCCGTCATCATCCTGTCCATCCTGCTGCCGATCCTGCAGCTGCAAAGCCTGACCGGGGCTTGA